Sequence from the Nocardia cyriacigeorgica GUH-2 genome:
AGAAACGCCGGTCACGCCTGTGGATAACTTAGGCTTGCCTTTCCTTGCGTTCCGGCGGTGTGTGAAGATGGGGCGATCTTCGGCGAACACCACGACAAAAGCGAGGACTCATGACGGTGGAGGTCGCGCCGCTGCCCGCGGCGGAGACGGGGAACCGGCCGCCCCGCGCGGTGCAGAAGCAGCGCAAACAAGCCGAGACGAAGGCTCGCCGGGAAATCCTGGCGCCGGTGCGCGCGACGCTCACCATCGCGAGCCTGCTCGTCGCGATCGCCTCGGTGTGCGTGGTGGTGCCGTTCATTCTCATCGTCGAGGTGTGCCGCGAACTGTTGCGCGACCCGGTCGATACCGACCGGGTCTGGCGGCTGCTGGCCATCGCGGTGATCGTGCTGGCGGTCCAGGCGGGTCTGCAGGCCGTCGCGATGACGTGGTCGCATCTGACCGACGCCGGATACCAGCTCACGGTGCGCAGGCTGCTGGCCGGGAAACTCACCCGGGTCCCGCTGGGCTGGTTCGGCGAACGCAGCTCCGGCGAGGTGAAGAAATACCTCCAGGACGACGTCGAAGCCCTGCACTATCTGGTGGCGCACGCGCGGCTGGAGTTCGTCGGTGCGCTGGTGGTCCCGCTGGTCACCCTCGGCTATCTGTTCACCGTCGACTGGCGGCTGACGCTGGTGCTGTTGTTGCCGCTGATCGCCTACTTCATCGCGCTGAGCCGGATGATGGATCAGGACCGCCGCGACAAGCTCGCCATCTACAACCGCTGGGAACGGCGGGTGCAGGAGGCGACCATCGAGTTCGTCGACGGCATCCAGGTGGTGCGGGCCTTCGGCCAGGCCGGTAAGGCGCACGGCGCGTTCCAGGAGGCGGTCGACGGGCAGACCCGCAGCCTGGACCGGTGGAAGACGCCGATGATCCGGTTGCAAGCCGTCTCCGATATCACCGTCGCGCCGGTGTTCGTGATGCTGGTGATCGTGCTGGCCGGGCTGGCCGGTGTCGGCCTCGACTGGCTCGAGCCGCTGGATCTGCTGCCGTTCCTGCTGGTGGGTCTCGGTCTCGGCAGCGCCCTGATGGGCCTCGGCTACAGCGGGCAGACGCTGCGCGCCGCCGGTGCCGCCGCCTTGCGCCTGCACGAACTCCAGCAGACTCCCGAACTGAGCACCGGTACCGGCGGCGCCGTCGACAAGGCCGAGCCCGGGTTGGTGCGCTACGAGTCGGTGAGCTTCGGCTACCGCGACGACCACCAGGTGCTGCGCGATATCAGCGTGGAGCTGGCCCCGGGCACCATCACCGCGCTGGTCGGGCCGAGCGGCTCCGGTAAGTCCACCTTCGCCAAACTGCTGCCACGCTTCTACGACGTGGGCGCCGGGCGGATCACCATCGGCGGCCGCGATATCCGCGATTTCGGTACCGAAGAGCTGTACCGCACCGTCGGATTCGTCTTCCAGGATGTGCGACTGATCCGCGGCACCGTCCGCGACAACCTGCTGCTGGCCCGGCCCGATGCCGATGCGGCGGCGGTGGAGCAGGCCGCACGCGCCGCGCAGATCCACGACCGGATCATGGCGCTGCCGCGCGGCTACGACTCCGAGATCGGCGTCGACGCCACACTGTCCGGCGGTGAGGCGCAACGGCTGTCGATCGCGCGAGCGTTGCTGGCCGATACACCCGTGCTGGTGCTCGATGAGGCCACCGCCTTCGCCGACCCGGAATCGGAAGCCGCGGTGCAGGACGCGCTCGCGGTGCTGGTGGCCGGCCGCACGGTGCTGGTGATCGCGCACCGGCTGCACACCATCACCGGCGTCGACCGGATCCTGGTGCTCGAAGACGGTGTGCTCGTCGAACAGGGTGATCACGCGAGCCTGCGCGAAGCCGGCGGCACCTACCAGCGGCTGTGGGAAATAAACGAGGCCGCACTCGGCGCGGTGGCCCTGATCGATGCGGAGGAGTCCCGGTGATCGGCAAGGTTTTCGGGCTGGTACCCGAGGAGTACGCCCGGCTCACGCCGCGGCTGATCGCGGTCATCATCGCGCAGGCGCTGTCCCAGGCGGCGGCTTATCTGCTGCTGGTCCCGGTGCTGGAGGCGGTGTTCGACAACGATCTTGGCCGCGCCTGGTTCTGGGCGGCGCTCATGGTGGTCGCCGTCGCGGCCATGGCGGGGCTGCATTACGTCCAGGCGACCATCGGCCTGCGGATCGCGGTCGGTATGCAGGGCGGTTTGCAGACCCGGCTCGGTGATCAGCTCAACGCCCTGCCGCTGGGCTGGTTCGAAACCCACAGCGCCGCGCCGTTGTCGCGGATCGTGGTGGAGAACGTGCGCGAGATCCAGGGCGCGGTCGCTTACCTGACCGCCAAGGTGCTCACCAGCATCGTGGTGCCGCTGGGTGTCGGTCTCGGCATGCTGTTCATCGACTGGCGGATCTCGCTGACGATGCTGCTGGCCGCGCCGGTGCTGTTCGCGGTCAACCGGCTCGCCAACCGCGCCTACCTGCGCTCGGACGCCCGGATGCATGCCGCGGCGGCCGAAGCCGATGCCCGGGTGGTCGAGTTCGCGCAGGCCCAGCCGGTGCTGCGGGCCTTCGGGGCGGTCGGTTCCGGTAACAAGGCGCTGGATTCGGCGCTGCGTCAGCAGAAGACGGCCACCACCCGCGCGGTGTTCTCGGCGGTTCCCGGGCTGATCCTGTTCGCCCTGTTCGTCCAGGCCGTGTTCCTGGTGCTGGCCTATGTGGTGATCAGTCAGGTCACCGATGGCGCGATCTCCGCGGCCGCCGCGATCGCGTTGATCGCGGTGAGCGCCCGGTTCATCGAACCGCTGAACCAGGCCGCGCAGCTCGGCAACGCGCTGCGCTCGGCCGCCGCCGCGGTGGATCGGGCCAGCGAACTGCTGGCCGAACCCGTGCTGCCGGAAGCGGACAAGCCGGTGACTCCCGGCGCGCCGTCCGTGGTGTTCGACAATGTTGAATTCGGTTACCGCCCGGGTGAACCGGTGATCTCCGGGGTGAGTTTCACCGTGCCCGCCGGCACCACCACCGCGATCGTCGGCCCGAGCGGTGCGGGTAAGACGACGCTGCTGCGGCTGGCGGCCCGGTTCTACGACGTGGATTCCGGCCGGGTGAGCGTCGGCGAACACGATGTGCGCGAGCAGCCGTCGGAAACGCTGCTCGGTCAGTTGTCGCTGGTGTTCCAGAACGTCTACCTGTTCAACCGCTCGGTGGCCGCCAACATCCGCATCGGCAAGCCCGACGCCACCGACGACGAGGTGCGCCGCGCGGCCGTCGCCGCCCGCGTCGACGAGATCGCCGACCGCCTGCCCGACGGTTTCGACACCTCCGTCGGTGAAGGCGGCGCCACCCTGTCCGGCGGTGAGCGCCAACGGGTCTCGATCGCCCGCGCCCTGCTCAAGGACGCGCCCATCGTCCTGCTGGACGAGGCCACCAGCGCCCTCGACCCGCACAGCGAAGCGGTGGTGGTGCGCGGCATCCACGAACTCACCCGCGACAAAACCGTCATCGTGGTGGCCCACCGCCTGGCCACCATCGCCCACGCCGACCAGATCCTGTTCGTCGACGGCGGCCGCATCATCGAACGCGGCACCCACGACGAACTCCTGGCGCTGGGCGGCCGCTACGCCGACTTCTGGAACGAGCGTTCGCGGGCGAGCGGGTGGAGGTTGGAGCCGGTCTCCGTGTAAACGGACGAGCGGGTTGTCGCAGTACGCGACAACCCGCCCGGTCGTGGTGCGATAACCATCAGGGGATCACGCGGATTGATGGCCAGGGCACCGGCTCGGTCAGCCAACGATGATCCGTTCGCCTCCGAAATCCGCGACGATTTCCATTCGCCCACCCAGAGCCTTGATGTAGGCCGCGAGTGTCCGCAGTTCGGCGGCACCTAAGGCCGCCCGCTCGATTGCGGAGATCCGCTCCTGGCGCACATGCATCCGCTCGGCGATCTCGGCCTGTGTGAATCCGAGGCGTTTGCGCATCTCGGCCAGCCGGGTGGCACGGCTCAGTTCGACCATGTGGCGAGCGCCGTTCTCGACCTCGGTGCGTTCGGAGTCCTCTGGAAAGAACTCGGACAAGAAGCTGTCACGATCGTATCCATGAGTGCTGCTCATGAGCGCTCCTTCTCCTTCAAATACATCTCGTACCGGTACTCCGCGGTCGGGATCGCCGCCCGGTACCAGGACTTCCAGTTCCCCGCTTTGTCGCCGGAAACCAAGAGCACCGCATTGCGCTCCGGGTCGAAGACGAACAGGATTCTGATCTCGCTTGTTCCAGTAGACCCTGGTCGCAGCTCCTTCAGGTTGTGCACAGTCGAACCTTTGATTCGATCCACCAACGGTCGACCCAGTGCCGGCCCCTCGTCGAGCAAGGCAGTAATCGCCTGACCGACGAGGATCGCGCTTGCACGATCGTCTCGGCGAAGCTGGTGGAGCCAATCGCGGACTTCGTTGACCATCTCCAGTCGATAGCTCACCGCGGCTATCGTAGTCGTTATAGTACCTCTGCATACTGAAAGCGGCCAGGTTCTTGCGACCCGCACATTTGACCCACGGTCACCACGGACCGGTCACTGGTCTCGCGGCCGGTCACGCATGGCCGCAATACTCGATCCATCGCGGTGAACTGCACGCGATCCTGTTGCGGGCGGTACGCGAACGGCTCGGCGCCGACGCGGTCCGCGAGGGAATGCGGTTGACGGCGGTCTTCGAGGACGCCGAGCGGGTCCGGTGCCGGGTCCGGAATGTCGCGATCGACGCCGTGCTCGACCAGGACGCCGACGTGTTGATCGGCGCCGACGGCCTGCATTCGGTGGTCCGGGCGCACCTGCATCCCACCGAGCCCGGCCCGCGGTGGAATGGGATCCGAATGTGGCGCGGCACGGCCGAATCCGAGCCCTTCCTCGATGGGCAGACGATGATCCTGGCGGGTTCCAACTCCGCGGCTCGCTTCGTGGCCTATCCGATCTCGCGGACTGCGCAGCAGCGGGGGCGCTCGCTGATCAACTGGGTTGCCGAAGTGCGGGTGCACGACGAGACGGCGCAGGACCCGGACTGGGACCGCATCGGCCGCACCGAGGATGTGCTGCCGCACTACGCGGGCTGGCGGATCGCCGGCCTGGATATCGCGGAGCTGATCTCGGCGAGCGGTGCGATTCTCGAGTACCCGATGGTGGACCGAGACCCGTTGCCGCACTGGGGTATTGGCCGCATCACCCTCGTCGGCGACGCCGCCCACCCCATGTACCCGATCGGCTCCAACGGCGGCTCCCAAGCGATTCTCGGCGCGCGCGCCCTGGCAGCCGAACTCGCCGCCACCACCGACCCGATCGCCGCCCTGGCCCGCTACCAGACGGCGCGCCGCGAACACGCCAACGCCATCGTGCTCGCCAACCGCGACATGCCGATGGACCGCATCATCCGCCTGGTCACCGAACGCGCCCCGAACGGTTTCGCCCGCATCGAGGACGTACTCACCCCCACCGAACTCGCCGAGATCACCACGTCCTACCGCCGCACCAGCAGCGCCGTGTCGCCGCCGACTCCCACGAGCTAGCTGCTAGTCGCGCACCAGCCCGCCCTCGACGCCCTGGTGGTGCCGGGCGGCAGCGGTGACGTCGGCGCGTGGGCCCCCCAATGGCTCGCTCAGGAATGCGGCGAGAATGTCGTTGACGGCGTGCTGGGTGGCAGCAGGCCGACGGGAACCGCCGATGAACTGCGCAGCCACGAAACGAGCTGGGCCGGAAAGGAACAGGGGTACGTCGGTGAAGCTGTAGTGGTTGGCTTCGCTGAGTTCGAAGCGGTAGCCGGGGGCGCGGAGGTTGGCCAGCAGTGTGGCGTTGCCGTCGATGTACCGCTGCGAGTGGCCGGTTTCGGCGCGGTCGCTTTCCACCAGCAGGAACGGCCGGGTCAGCGAGCGGGTGGGGAGGTCGCCGTAGAGGGTGCCGTCGATATTGGCCGCGGCCCGGACGCGGGGGTCGTGGGCCAGGGTGGCGGCCGCGGTGGCGCCGCCGAACGAATGGCCGATGGCGGCAATGTGTTCGGTGTCGAGGCAGGCAGCGAAGTCGGGGTCCATGGCCTCGGGGCGGGTGAGCTGATCGATGACGAATCGCAGGTCTGCCGTGCGGAGGTCGAGCTGGGCGCTCATGTAGTCGCTCGCCGCGGGTTCGTCGGCCGGCGCCTCCCGCACGGTCGTGGCGATGGTGCCGTCGGCGAGTTCGGTCACCGCCGATTCATACGGATGGTCGACGGCCAGGACGACGAAGCCGCGGCTGGCCAGATCCACCACCAGTGAGCTGTAGAACGCCCGCGGCGCACCGTATCCGGGTGAGAACAGCACCACCGGCCAGCGCTCGCGCTGCGTACTGATGGGCACATCGGCGTAGGCGTGGGTGTCGATCAGGTGGTAGCCGCGCATGATCGGCGCCGGTATCAGCGATACCCGGTCCGGGAGCCGGTCGTAGCCGTCGAGATACAGGTATTGCCGGCCACCGCCCCATTCCGCCGGATACCACGCCTGCACCACCACATTCCGGTGATCATCGACCGCGGCGGTCGCGGCTTCCGGCCGGCTCGGGTCGACCCAGCGAAAGATCGTGCTGCCCACCGTGTACGGCCCGGTCGGCTCGGGCAATGTGGGCACCGGCGGCAGCGCGGTAGCGCACACTGCCGAGACGGCCAGCACCCCCGCACCCACGCGGCCCGCGATCAACGCCACCCGGCGCCGGCCTTCGAGCCGATTCGCCGGCAGCACCAGCGCCAACGACAGCGGGATCAGCAGATAGACCGGCACGAACTGCCAGTAGAAGCCTTCCAGCAGCAGCTGCGCGCAGGCGCCGAGGAACAGCGGCGGCCACACGAACGGCGCGATGGTGCGCCCCCATCGGTGCGCCACCACCGCCAGTACCGCGAAAAGGACGGCGATTGCCGCCACCGCCATATCGATGCTGGACACATCCGCTCGCTCTCCACCCCGTCGGCACTCGCCGGCGCCGAATTCGCTGCCATCGTGCCCCGGCACGGCGGTGCCGCGCGTCAGCCGCAGGTCGCGAGCGTCTCCTCCTCGAGGACTACTTCCAGTAGGCGCGGTACTTCAGCTGCGTCTTGGGCAGGTTGTGGCTGGTCTTGAACGTCTTCACGATCGAGCGGGTGGTGTGGCCGTCGCAGGCCACCCAGGCGTAGGCGTCGCCCGGGCAGGTGAGCTCCTGGGCGGTCTCGCGCATCAGCCGTCCGTCGTCGATGCGCTGCAACCAGGTGACGTGGTGGTGCGGCTTGTTGCGCACGGGCAGCGTGACATCGGATTCGAACTGCCATTCCAGCCACACTCGAGCCGGGGTGTCGCCGATGGATTCCAGCAGCGTGTTGATAGCGGGCAGCGAGGCCGTGTCTCCGAAGATCAGGTACTCGCTCGGGGTGACCTCGGGCAGTTCGAAATCCGAGCCGAGGACCGTGGACTCGATCTCGTCGCCCACCGCGGCGCGCTCGGCCCACTGGCTGGCGGGCCCGCCGTGCAGGGCGAACTCGATGTAGAAGTGGTCGGCGGCCGGGTCCTGGTCGATCAGCGTGTAGCCGCGATGGTGCAGCTTGTCGGTGGTCGCGTCGGGAATCCACAGCCGGATCCACTGGGTGGGATGCACCGGGTGGTCGGCGAGCAGGCCATTGGCGGCGAACCCGATCCGCACGTACTTATCGGTGACGGTTTCGGTGGAGGTGACGCGCAGACGGTAGTCGTCGGCCCGCCAGATCTTCATCAGTACGCCGTTGGTGCCTTTGCCCATGATGCTGAGGTTAGCCTAAGTTGACCGGAAAGTCGTCACTCGAGCGGGCGCAAAATACGCCGACGGCGGCCGGCCCCCGACACCTCGGGGACCGGCCGCCGTATCGGAGAACCGGTTCAGAGGCTGCAGGGCACCGAGCCGTAGTAGGCCAGGCCGCACAGCGAATCGTTGGTGAGCTTCCAGGTGCCGTCGATCTGGCGCCAGGCGACCTCGACGGCCGGGAAGTCCTCGTAGCCGTCCAGGGCCAGCTTCAGCTGGGCGGTGGTCAGGTCGCCCTGGGTGCTGACCGGGCCGATGACGCTGTAGCGGAAGCTCGGGATGGCCGCCATGCGGTTGGACAGCTCGTCGACGACGGGCAGACCGGCCTCGCCCGCCTCCAGCTCGGCGGCGCGGTCACCGCGCGGGGCGCCGGTGTTCAGCGCC
This genomic interval carries:
- a CDS encoding siderophore-interacting protein; translation: MGKGTNGVLMKIWRADDYRLRVTSTETVTDKYVRIGFAANGLLADHPVHPTQWIRLWIPDATTDKLHHRGYTLIDQDPAADHFYIEFALHGGPASQWAERAAVGDEIESTVLGSDFELPEVTPSEYLIFGDTASLPAINTLLESIGDTPARVWLEWQFESDVTLPVRNKPHHHVTWLQRIDDGRLMRETAQELTCPGDAYAWVACDGHTTRSIVKTFKTSHNLPKTQLKYRAYWK
- a CDS encoding FAD-dependent monooxygenase, producing MRPAHLTHGHHGPVTGLAAGHAWPQYSIHRGELHAILLRAVRERLGADAVREGMRLTAVFEDAERVRCRVRNVAIDAVLDQDADVLIGADGLHSVVRAHLHPTEPGPRWNGIRMWRGTAESEPFLDGQTMILAGSNSAARFVAYPISRTAQQRGRSLINWVAEVRVHDETAQDPDWDRIGRTEDVLPHYAGWRIAGLDIAELISASGAILEYPMVDRDPLPHWGIGRITLVGDAAHPMYPIGSNGGSQAILGARALAAELAATTDPIAALARYQTARREHANAIVLANRDMPMDRIIRLVTERAPNGFARIEDVLTPTELAEITTSYRRTSSAVSPPTPTS
- a CDS encoding helix-turn-helix domain-containing protein → MSSTHGYDRDSFLSEFFPEDSERTEVENGARHMVELSRATRLAEMRKRLGFTQAEIAERMHVRQERISAIERAALGAAELRTLAAYIKALGGRMEIVADFGGERIIVG
- a CDS encoding alpha/beta hydrolase family protein: MSSIDMAVAAIAVLFAVLAVVAHRWGRTIAPFVWPPLFLGACAQLLLEGFYWQFVPVYLLIPLSLALVLPANRLEGRRRVALIAGRVGAGVLAVSAVCATALPPVPTLPEPTGPYTVGSTIFRWVDPSRPEAATAAVDDHRNVVVQAWYPAEWGGGRQYLYLDGYDRLPDRVSLIPAPIMRGYHLIDTHAYADVPISTQRERWPVVLFSPGYGAPRAFYSSLVVDLASRGFVVLAVDHPYESAVTELADGTIATTVREAPADEPAASDYMSAQLDLRTADLRFVIDQLTRPEAMDPDFAACLDTEHIAAIGHSFGGATAAATLAHDPRVRAAANIDGTLYGDLPTRSLTRPFLLVESDRAETGHSQRYIDGNATLLANLRAPGYRFELSEANHYSFTDVPLFLSGPARFVAAQFIGGSRRPAATQHAVNDILAAFLSEPLGGPRADVTAAARHHQGVEGGLVRD
- a CDS encoding type II toxin-antitoxin system RelE/ParE family toxin; its protein translation is MSYRLEMVNEVRDWLHQLRRDDRASAILVGQAITALLDEGPALGRPLVDRIKGSTVHNLKELRPGSTGTSEIRILFVFDPERNAVLLVSGDKAGNWKSWYRAAIPTAEYRYEMYLKEKERS
- a CDS encoding ABC transporter ATP-binding protein, with amino-acid sequence MIGKVFGLVPEEYARLTPRLIAVIIAQALSQAAAYLLLVPVLEAVFDNDLGRAWFWAALMVVAVAAMAGLHYVQATIGLRIAVGMQGGLQTRLGDQLNALPLGWFETHSAAPLSRIVVENVREIQGAVAYLTAKVLTSIVVPLGVGLGMLFIDWRISLTMLLAAPVLFAVNRLANRAYLRSDARMHAAAAEADARVVEFAQAQPVLRAFGAVGSGNKALDSALRQQKTATTRAVFSAVPGLILFALFVQAVFLVLAYVVISQVTDGAISAAAAIALIAVSARFIEPLNQAAQLGNALRSAAAAVDRASELLAEPVLPEADKPVTPGAPSVVFDNVEFGYRPGEPVISGVSFTVPAGTTTAIVGPSGAGKTTLLRLAARFYDVDSGRVSVGEHDVREQPSETLLGQLSLVFQNVYLFNRSVAANIRIGKPDATDDEVRRAAVAARVDEIADRLPDGFDTSVGEGGATLSGGERQRVSIARALLKDAPIVLLDEATSALDPHSEAVVVRGIHELTRDKTVIVVAHRLATIAHADQILFVDGGRIIERGTHDELLALGGRYADFWNERSRASGWRLEPVSV
- a CDS encoding ABC transporter ATP-binding protein, whose translation is MTVEVAPLPAAETGNRPPRAVQKQRKQAETKARREILAPVRATLTIASLLVAIASVCVVVPFILIVEVCRELLRDPVDTDRVWRLLAIAVIVLAVQAGLQAVAMTWSHLTDAGYQLTVRRLLAGKLTRVPLGWFGERSSGEVKKYLQDDVEALHYLVAHARLEFVGALVVPLVTLGYLFTVDWRLTLVLLLPLIAYFIALSRMMDQDRRDKLAIYNRWERRVQEATIEFVDGIQVVRAFGQAGKAHGAFQEAVDGQTRSLDRWKTPMIRLQAVSDITVAPVFVMLVIVLAGLAGVGLDWLEPLDLLPFLLVGLGLGSALMGLGYSGQTLRAAGAAALRLHELQQTPELSTGTGGAVDKAEPGLVRYESVSFGYRDDHQVLRDISVELAPGTITALVGPSGSGKSTFAKLLPRFYDVGAGRITIGGRDIRDFGTEELYRTVGFVFQDVRLIRGTVRDNLLLARPDADAAAVEQAARAAQIHDRIMALPRGYDSEIGVDATLSGGEAQRLSIARALLADTPVLVLDEATAFADPESEAAVQDALAVLVAGRTVLVIAHRLHTITGVDRILVLEDGVLVEQGDHASLREAGGTYQRLWEINEAALGAVALIDAEESR